The following are encoded in a window of Methanocella sp. genomic DNA:
- a CDS encoding bifunctional nuclease family protein: MSDYVPVKVRGVYFVSTITGPQAVVFIAADNERMVPIYIGLAEAISIDIALRQETTPRPMTHDLMKTMMDSFNIKIDRIIIDDLDEQVFYARLMLKDTGREIEIDARPSDCIALAVRMNASIFIDPEIFDKVAVDRKDIEAAGNLEEFFE, from the coding sequence ATGAGCGACTATGTGCCCGTCAAGGTGAGGGGCGTCTATTTTGTGAGCACGATCACCGGGCCGCAGGCGGTCGTGTTCATCGCTGCGGACAACGAGCGTATGGTCCCCATCTACATCGGGCTCGCTGAGGCAATATCCATCGACATCGCGCTCAGGCAGGAGACCACGCCGAGGCCCATGACCCACGACCTCATGAAGACCATGATGGACAGCTTCAACATCAAGATCGACCGGATCATCATCGATGACCTTGACGAGCAGGTGTTCTACGCCAGGCTCATGCTCAAGGACACCGGACGGGAGATCGAGATCGACGCCCGGCCCAGCGACTGCATTGCCCTCGCTGTGCGGATGAACGCGAGCATCTTCATCGATCCTGAAATATTCGACAAGGTCGCCGTGGACCGCAAGGACATCGAGGCGGCCGGCAACCTGGAAGAGTTTTTCGAATAG
- a CDS encoding lysylphosphatidylglycerol synthase transmembrane domain-containing protein, translating to MITEQDIKFPDIPFGKTAVLIVLGLAIYFVYLYVVGFDSVMNVLRHANYWYIVLAMLVVLVSNAFHTAGWWVYLRNVGYKISFMKAYQMYLSSIFFVNVVPTMAVSGEVSKIYFIQKSTPDTRFDKTLATCLISRVLEIIPIATGATVGVLYMAFFYGMPLWATIFCLFIALVMVSLAIGGLVVAMDNALLRRLTGAAFRLLGRLLKRDLSVQAEQIDVILMQFDTSLKGITGNKALIAGSLLLIFTAWCLDVSVAYIAFMAVGSTVSPMLVITVFSVMVILQMLPLFLPGGIGVVDIVMTTLYMTVGIQKETAAGATMIVRFVTLWFLTAVGGLVTLYLVKAHGKNGVK from the coding sequence ATGATCACCGAGCAAGACATCAAGTTCCCGGACATACCTTTCGGAAAGACCGCCGTGCTCATCGTCCTCGGCCTGGCCATCTATTTTGTCTACCTGTACGTGGTCGGCTTCGACAGCGTCATGAACGTGCTCCGGCACGCCAACTACTGGTACATTGTGCTGGCCATGCTGGTCGTATTGGTGTCAAACGCCTTCCATACGGCCGGATGGTGGGTGTACCTGCGGAACGTCGGCTATAAGATCTCGTTCATGAAGGCGTACCAGATGTACCTGTCGTCCATATTCTTCGTCAACGTGGTCCCCACCATGGCCGTGAGCGGTGAGGTGTCCAAGATATACTTCATCCAGAAGAGCACGCCGGATACCCGTTTCGACAAGACGCTGGCCACGTGCCTGATCAGCCGGGTGCTCGAGATAATCCCCATCGCCACGGGCGCCACCGTCGGCGTGCTTTACATGGCCTTCTTCTACGGCATGCCCCTCTGGGCCACCATTTTTTGCTTATTCATCGCCCTCGTCATGGTGTCTCTGGCCATCGGCGGGCTCGTCGTGGCCATGGACAACGCCCTGTTACGAAGGCTGACGGGCGCCGCCTTCCGGCTACTAGGCCGCCTCCTGAAAAGGGACCTTAGCGTGCAGGCGGAGCAAATCGACGTCATCCTGATGCAGTTCGACACGAGCCTTAAGGGCATTACCGGTAACAAAGCCCTGATAGCCGGGTCGCTGTTACTTATATTCACGGCCTGGTGCCTGGACGTCTCGGTCGCCTACATCGCATTTATGGCCGTGGGCAGCACGGTGTCGCCGATGCTCGTAATCACCGTGTTCTCCGTCATGGTCATCCTGCAGATGCTGCCCCTATTTTTACCGGGAGGAATAGGCGTCGTGGACATCGTCATGACCACCCTGTATATGACCGTGGGCATACAGAAGGAGACCGCGGCCGGGGCCACCATGATCGTGCGCTTCGTCACTCTCTGGTTCCTCACTGCCGTGGGGGGCCTCGTCACGCTCTACCTGGTGAAAGCTCATGGGAAAAACGGCGTCAAATAA
- a CDS encoding undecaprenyl diphosphate synthase family protein, producing the protein MLVRQLAYKIYEMSLARGIRQSPVPRCIALVISDGDLIDKPSLNKLLQLIEWCGELGIHEASIYVSVTDPGAVSKLAECIHDVFKDAGFPGKIVSPGGIAQIGGDRPCTVSVSIGYGGKHELTNALRAVMEDVQEGRVAPDSIDEQAIDSRLIFKCEPDLFIRTGEARLTDFLIWQAVYSELYFTDVNWEDFRKIDLLRAIRDYQYRQRRYGT; encoded by the coding sequence ATGCTCGTCAGGCAGCTGGCATACAAGATCTACGAGATGTCCCTGGCACGCGGTATCAGGCAGAGCCCGGTGCCGCGGTGCATAGCGTTAGTCATATCGGACGGCGATCTCATCGATAAGCCGTCGCTCAACAAGCTGCTCCAGCTCATCGAGTGGTGCGGCGAGCTCGGCATCCACGAGGCCTCGATCTACGTGAGCGTTACGGACCCCGGGGCGGTATCGAAGCTCGCTGAATGTATCCACGACGTTTTCAAGGACGCCGGGTTCCCGGGAAAGATAGTATCCCCCGGGGGCATCGCGCAGATCGGCGGCGACAGGCCGTGTACGGTCAGCGTCTCCATCGGCTACGGCGGAAAGCACGAGCTGACTAACGCGCTCCGGGCGGTCATGGAGGACGTGCAGGAAGGCCGGGTCGCCCCGGACAGCATCGACGAGCAGGCCATCGACTCGCGCCTGATCTTCAAGTGCGAGCCCGACCTTTTCATTCGCACGGGCGAGGCCAGGCTCACCGATTTTCTCATATGGCAGGCAGTTTACTCGGAGCTCTACTTTACCGACGTGAACTGGGAGGACTTCCGGAAGATCGACCTGCTCCGCGCTATTAGAGACTACCAGTACAGGCAACGCAGGTACGGCACATGA
- a CDS encoding DUF92 domain-containing protein yields the protein MYPRPSTPGQPSLDAELKRQSAYISLGLLALLFPFVPKWVIVLGILFGTVAILYIPKNSFIFRAFASERDMEAGVLIGPLKFSFAILLLAILVVSLDLPVYVMAATIGIVAFGEGAATLVNVLVSRDKAIFWIVTLLILGTLFGFIFGGWSMVNMGMGTDRLDLMLFLAVIGTVTGALLYTIVDEESIAIPLGAGMAMWLFSSFTYARIPTAAEIAIATTFPLIIGIVSYKLNAADLSGALAGVLSGLLMILFGGIGWFALLLVFFFLGTFFTKYKYKYKVEIGAAQTNKGSRGYRNVFGNCLIPLVFVVAYGAIGSFSLPFIGAVDRNIFVMGYLGAMATATADTLASEIGSTYSGQPRMITTLKKVKSGTDGAVSSLGELAALAGSVAIAIVAIVMGVAGPDIKVAFLLAVLGGVLGTNIDSVLGATFQQKKLLTNEGVNFYATMLGGVIAMALYYAFFMH from the coding sequence ATGTACCCGAGGCCCAGCACGCCAGGACAGCCTTCGCTCGACGCCGAGCTAAAAAGGCAGTCCGCATATATCTCGCTTGGCCTCCTGGCGCTCTTATTCCCTTTCGTCCCTAAATGGGTCATAGTCCTGGGAATTCTTTTCGGGACGGTCGCCATACTGTACATCCCCAAGAACTCATTTATTTTCAGGGCGTTCGCCTCCGAGAGGGACATGGAGGCGGGCGTGCTCATCGGGCCGCTGAAGTTCAGCTTCGCCATCCTGCTGCTCGCGATACTGGTCGTCTCGCTCGACCTGCCCGTCTACGTGATGGCCGCCACCATCGGCATCGTGGCGTTCGGCGAGGGCGCCGCCACGCTCGTCAATGTCCTCGTCTCCCGGGACAAGGCCATCTTCTGGATCGTGACGCTGCTGATACTGGGCACCTTATTCGGCTTCATATTCGGCGGCTGGTCCATGGTGAACATGGGCATGGGCACGGACAGGCTGGACCTGATGCTCTTTCTGGCGGTCATCGGCACGGTGACCGGCGCGCTACTCTACACCATCGTGGACGAGGAGAGCATCGCCATACCGCTGGGCGCGGGCATGGCCATGTGGCTGTTCTCGTCCTTCACCTACGCCCGCATACCCACGGCGGCAGAGATCGCCATCGCCACGACGTTCCCATTAATAATCGGCATTGTCTCGTACAAGCTGAACGCCGCCGACCTGTCCGGAGCGCTGGCCGGCGTGCTCTCTGGCCTGCTAATGATATTATTCGGCGGCATCGGGTGGTTCGCCCTGCTGCTCGTGTTCTTCTTCCTGGGCACGTTCTTCACCAAGTACAAGTACAAGTACAAGGTCGAGATCGGCGCGGCCCAGACTAACAAAGGCTCACGGGGCTACCGAAACGTGTTCGGCAACTGTCTCATCCCGCTCGTTTTCGTGGTCGCCTATGGGGCGATCGGGAGCTTCAGCCTGCCCTTCATCGGCGCCGTCGACAGGAACATCTTCGTCATGGGCTATCTGGGCGCCATGGCCACGGCGACCGCGGACACCCTGGCAAGCGAGATCGGCTCTACCTACAGTGGCCAGCCGCGCATGATCACCACGCTGAAAAAGGTAAAGTCCGGAACCGACGGCGCGGTCTCATCCCTCGGAGAGCTCGCGGCCCTCGCAGGTTCGGTCGCCATCGCCATTGTGGCAATCGTCATGGGCGTCGCCGGCCCGGACATCAAGGTCGCCTTCCTGCTGGCGGTGCTGGGCGGCGTCCTGGGCACGAACATAGACAGCGTCCTCGGCGCCACGTTTCAGCAGAAAAAGCTCCTGACGAACGAGGGCGTCAACTTCTATGCCACTATGCTGGGCGGCGTCATAGCGATGGCTCTCTATTATGCGTTCTTCATGCATTAA
- the mobA gene encoding molybdenum cofactor guanylyltransferase: MRSGLILAGGRSTRFGGGEKSLRLVGGKRMICRVIDALCPVADELVISVRDERQKELLFPFIRGMEFVYDPIKDIGPLSGILAGLERARGDYVVVVACDMPLINTAAVRLLFERAQGHDAAVPGHAGGLIEPLHTVYHREHMLRAVKESIAAGESKISAPLMRMKDVVYVPDEEIRRVDPELETFLNVNRAEDMERIKLKK, encoded by the coding sequence ATGAGGTCAGGTTTAATATTAGCCGGCGGCCGCTCCACGAGGTTCGGAGGCGGCGAAAAGTCCCTGCGGCTCGTGGGGGGAAAGCGCATGATCTGCCGCGTCATCGACGCGCTCTGCCCCGTCGCCGACGAGCTGGTCATCTCGGTGAGGGACGAGCGCCAGAAAGAACTTCTTTTTCCTTTTATCCGTGGCATGGAATTCGTCTATGACCCGATAAAAGACATCGGCCCGCTCTCCGGCATCCTCGCCGGCCTGGAGCGAGCCCGGGGCGACTACGTCGTGGTCGTCGCCTGCGACATGCCCCTCATCAACACCGCCGCCGTCCGGCTCTTGTTCGAGAGGGCGCAGGGCCACGATGCCGCTGTCCCCGGCCACGCCGGCGGCCTCATCGAGCCCCTGCACACCGTCTATCACAGGGAACACATGCTCAGGGCCGTCAAAGAGTCCATCGCCGCCGGGGAGAGCAAGATTTCGGCCCCCCTCATGAGGATGAAGGACGTGGTCTACGTGCCCGACGAGGAGATCAGAAGAGTGGACCCTGAGCTCGAGACTTTTCTGAATGTAAACAGGGCCGAGGACATGGAGCGCATTAAGCTAAAAAAATAG
- a CDS encoding cytochrome b/b6 domain-containing protein, whose protein sequence is MDKLIVTRHTTLERLSHYTNIVSMALLLATGFIMYQGLPYLSYSDAYAVHMIAAAAFIANNWIVMPYTAFVNLSMQSYMFWPADFGRLWGVLKNFFTGSEYPPYTIYDTGKGRFVNRLHPAAKLLLYSHYVALFVATITGIVLYSSSLSILGFGVSAFIIRALDVLAPSLRLSAPALARVLHVAAAYWFVAEIVIHVGLLQLDPKKFSHTRSIFTNGRENLYTDPTADIVDTSARSEDFEQKAAIKIK, encoded by the coding sequence GTGGATAAGCTGATCGTGACCAGGCACACGACCCTGGAGAGGCTCTCGCACTATACCAACATCGTCTCAATGGCGCTCCTGCTCGCCACGGGCTTCATCATGTACCAGGGCCTGCCCTACCTGTCCTACAGCGACGCCTACGCCGTCCACATGATCGCCGCGGCCGCCTTCATCGCCAATAACTGGATCGTGATGCCGTACACGGCCTTCGTGAACCTTTCAATGCAGAGCTACATGTTCTGGCCGGCCGACTTCGGGCGGCTGTGGGGCGTTCTCAAGAACTTTTTTACCGGCTCGGAGTACCCGCCGTATACCATTTACGACACGGGAAAAGGCCGTTTCGTCAACCGGTTACACCCGGCCGCCAAGCTGCTCCTGTACTCGCACTATGTGGCTCTTTTCGTGGCCACCATTACCGGGATCGTCCTGTACTCCAGCTCGCTCTCCATTCTCGGGTTCGGAGTCTCGGCTTTTATCATCAGGGCCCTGGACGTTCTCGCCCCGTCGTTGCGCCTGTCGGCCCCGGCCCTCGCCCGGGTACTACACGTCGCCGCCGCCTACTGGTTCGTGGCCGAGATCGTCATACACGTGGGCCTGCTGCAGCTTGACCCTAAGAAGTTTTCGCACACCCGGTCCATTTTCACCAACGGCAGGGAGAACCTGTACACCGACCCGACCGCGGACATCGTCGATACGTCTGCCCGCTCCGAGGACTTTGAGCAGAAGGCAGCAATAAAAATAAAATAA
- a CDS encoding nickel-dependent hydrogenase large subunit, translated as MRITIDPVTRLSSGLRVSVELEDGAVTGASASGMSYRGLERMLVGRPPADAPYFTQRICGMCSSPHATASAGAVESAAGAMGLIPKDALVIRNLLNGLGWMKNHVEHLYLGFLPDLADPSYGDALNSSGLGNLLWKELKKRYAAASGQACGEALLCIKAIGRAEGILGGRSPCSPAIVPGGVTARPARGDIDALDLCLADVDSFLQKRLVGELSLDEWLQNTHDQDTGFAYDYVQELPMGDLSSSVGWGDLPLFLMFGSRMFARDVMTLPAYIGLDTMGGYPIDDQLIGFLSYGSFYNVRDDSGQFRDGYTAVEDDKANAFEMPAGFTPGSMTNIYRDADKVDTSLIVEHVHASFYDYGDSMAAKTPLDGETSVTDKASAIGFDGTKYSFVKAPRYGRVPCEVGPLARHINAREKLVIDAMRRLFAHNTTVVSYPMASVYTRTIARMQETLLLSRMLHAWLRDLEVSDDGRRYSVPVSVKANRTGSGLIEAPRGALGHWLKAGKDQMISNYQVVAPTTWNASPVCTEQKSGPIELALMGSHTTPSGYLPGSEANPVGIYHIIRSFDPCTTCAVHTIQRGGRG; from the coding sequence ATGAGGATCACAATCGACCCGGTGACCCGCCTCTCCAGCGGGCTGCGCGTGTCCGTCGAGCTGGAGGACGGCGCCGTGACCGGCGCGAGCGCCTCGGGCATGAGCTACCGCGGCCTCGAGCGGATGCTCGTGGGCCGGCCGCCCGCGGACGCGCCGTACTTTACTCAGCGCATCTGCGGCATGTGCTCGTCGCCCCACGCGACGGCGTCCGCGGGCGCGGTCGAGAGCGCCGCCGGTGCCATGGGCCTCATACCGAAGGACGCCCTGGTCATCCGCAATCTTCTCAACGGCCTGGGATGGATGAAGAACCACGTCGAGCACCTCTACCTGGGGTTCCTGCCTGACCTGGCCGACCCCTCTTACGGGGACGCGTTGAACTCGTCTGGCCTGGGGAACCTGCTGTGGAAGGAACTGAAGAAGCGGTATGCGGCCGCGAGCGGCCAGGCCTGTGGCGAGGCGCTCCTGTGCATCAAGGCCATCGGCCGGGCCGAGGGCATACTGGGAGGGCGTTCGCCCTGCTCGCCGGCCATCGTGCCCGGTGGCGTCACCGCGAGGCCCGCGAGGGGCGATATCGATGCCCTGGATCTCTGCCTGGCCGACGTGGACAGTTTTCTGCAGAAGCGGCTGGTCGGCGAATTATCCCTGGACGAGTGGCTGCAGAACACGCACGACCAGGACACGGGCTTTGCCTACGATTACGTCCAGGAGCTGCCGATGGGCGACCTGTCGTCCTCCGTCGGCTGGGGCGACCTGCCGCTTTTCCTGATGTTCGGCTCCAGGATGTTCGCCAGGGACGTGATGACCCTGCCGGCCTACATCGGCCTCGACACCATGGGCGGGTACCCGATCGACGACCAGCTCATCGGCTTCCTCAGCTACGGGTCCTTTTATAACGTCCGGGACGACTCGGGACAGTTCCGCGACGGCTATACGGCGGTGGAGGACGATAAGGCGAACGCCTTCGAGATGCCGGCGGGGTTCACGCCCGGCAGCATGACGAACATATACCGGGACGCCGATAAGGTCGACACCAGCCTCATCGTCGAGCACGTCCACGCCTCGTTCTACGATTACGGCGACTCGATGGCGGCGAAGACGCCGCTGGACGGGGAGACGTCCGTGACGGATAAGGCCTCCGCCATCGGCTTCGACGGCACGAAGTACAGCTTTGTCAAGGCCCCGAGGTACGGCCGCGTCCCCTGCGAGGTCGGCCCCCTGGCGAGGCATATTAATGCCAGGGAAAAGCTGGTAATCGACGCGATGAGGAGGCTTTTCGCTCATAACACGACCGTGGTGAGCTACCCCATGGCCAGCGTCTATACCCGGACCATAGCCCGGATGCAGGAGACGCTGCTCCTCTCCCGTATGCTGCACGCATGGCTCCGGGACCTGGAGGTCAGCGACGACGGCCGGAGGTACAGCGTGCCCGTATCCGTGAAAGCCAACAGGACGGGAAGCGGGCTCATCGAGGCCCCCCGGGGCGCGCTGGGGCACTGGCTCAAGGCAGGCAAGGATCAGATGATCTCGAACTACCAGGTCGTTGCCCCGACCACCTGGAACGCATCGCCCGTGTGCACGGAGCAGAAGAGCGGCCCCATCGAGCTGGCCTTGATGGGAAGCCACACGACGCCTTCGGGCTACCTGCCGGGCTCCGAGGCGAACCCGGTCGGCATCTACCACATCATCCGGTCCTTCGACCCCTGCACCACCTGCGCCGTCCATACCATACAGAGGGGTGGCCGTGGATAA
- a CDS encoding hydrogenase small subunit gives MGEGKNDLTLTRRSFLAAAGAVGAALFLKANAPMVAAAIADSNKKLVWLRGSGCGGCTASLLNGGNPDVLSALEKIRLEPAYHDELMLQQGMFVDGSPAGDSTHNSNVLLQDLIDAEGYVLVVEGAIPDGPEGSGRYCMSGAMSFKELFIEAAPGASCIVAAGTCAAYGGVSRLFSTAEAAGVSFAGTSKGQGAMARYGLENTVINVPGCPTHPEWLLLVLADVLAGRDVDLDVYGRPKAFFSAAVHDSCPRRGAYDRAGRDGRFSDGGCLYALGCKGPVAYADCPTRRWNGAASMCTQAGGPCIACVEPSFPGAFMPFFSTGESRDVFSDLNVDDVAKVIVGAAVVGAGIHAVKRLAIGESGREEKGGRK, from the coding sequence ATGGGAGAGGGCAAAAACGACCTTACGTTAACTCGAAGGAGCTTTCTGGCCGCGGCAGGAGCCGTAGGTGCGGCCTTATTCTTAAAGGCTAACGCCCCAATGGTGGCCGCGGCCATCGCCGATTCAAACAAAAAGCTGGTATGGCTCCGGGGGTCGGGATGCGGCGGGTGCACCGCCTCGCTGCTCAATGGAGGCAACCCCGACGTGCTGTCGGCACTGGAAAAGATCAGGCTTGAGCCGGCCTACCACGACGAGCTCATGCTCCAGCAGGGCATGTTCGTGGACGGCAGCCCTGCGGGCGATTCCACCCACAACTCTAACGTCCTACTGCAGGACCTCATCGATGCGGAAGGCTACGTCCTCGTCGTAGAGGGCGCAATACCCGATGGCCCGGAGGGAAGCGGCCGGTACTGCATGTCGGGCGCCATGTCCTTCAAGGAGCTGTTCATCGAAGCTGCGCCCGGGGCTTCCTGCATCGTCGCCGCGGGCACCTGCGCCGCCTACGGCGGCGTCTCCCGGCTATTCAGCACCGCCGAGGCGGCCGGTGTTTCCTTCGCGGGGACGTCCAAAGGCCAGGGGGCCATGGCCCGCTACGGCCTCGAAAACACGGTCATCAACGTGCCGGGGTGCCCCACCCACCCCGAGTGGCTGCTGCTCGTCCTGGCGGACGTGCTCGCGGGCCGCGACGTGGACCTGGACGTGTACGGCCGGCCGAAGGCGTTCTTCAGCGCTGCAGTCCACGATTCCTGCCCCCGGAGGGGCGCGTACGACCGCGCCGGCAGGGATGGCCGGTTCTCCGACGGCGGATGCCTATACGCGCTGGGCTGTAAAGGGCCGGTGGCGTACGCCGACTGCCCCACGAGGCGATGGAACGGGGCCGCGAGCATGTGCACCCAGGCCGGCGGCCCCTGCATCGCCTGCGTCGAGCCGTCTTTCCCCGGGGCGTTCATGCCCTTCTTCAGCACGGGCGAAAGCCGGGACGTCTTCTCCGACCTGAACGTGGACGACGTCGCCAAGGTCATCGTCGGGGCGGCGGTCGTAGGCGCCGGCATCCATGCCGTAAAGCGCCTCGCCATCGGCGAGAGCGGCCGCGAGGAGAAAGGGGGGAGGAAATGA